Proteins encoded within one genomic window of Oncorhynchus nerka isolate Pitt River linkage group LG17, Oner_Uvic_2.0, whole genome shotgun sequence:
- the LOC115145111 gene encoding sodium/bile acid cotransporter 4-like: MENSSVVVTDVPTAGLTEFLNFTMNDTISRLYEGFKDELAMTELRVTNDPVSLKVNTLRTAFAAGLRAKLPPTEPAHLVVAFWDSPLSHGINVFVGIVLCFTMLGLGCTVDVSQLGEHIRRPIGVLLALVCQFVIMPLVAFLLALAFSLDDVAAMAVLLCGCCPGGNLSNIMSLLVNGEMNLSIIMTISSTVLALVLMPLCLWIYSRAWINTPVVNLMPFGAIILTLCSTLIPIGLGVVLRYRYNRAADIVLKLSLWSLLVTLVMLFIMTGAMLGPELLATIPPSVYVVAVLMPACGYAAGYGLATLFDLPPNIRRTVSLETGCQNVQLCTAILKMAFPPQLMGGMYMFPLLYALFQAAEAGIIILAYRMYRKEVLHKPDTIPPGDNRDIGYNRFEDEDMGFDTSYGAVTTSDPNLIMLEPCPDSTPV; the protein is encoded by the exons ATGGAGAACTCAAGCGTGGTGGTCACTGATGTTCCAACTGCTGGCCTAACAGAATTCCTCAACTTCACCATGAATGACACCATCTCCCGACTCTACGAAGGGTTCAAAGATGAGCTCGCCATGACAGAATTACGCGTAACGAACGACCCGGTATCTCTGAAAGTCAACACTCTAAGGACTGCGTTTGCTGCTGGGCTTCGGGCTAAGCTGCCACCGACGGAACCTGCTCACTTGGTGGTTGCTTTTTGGGATTCCCCGCTAAGTCACGGAATCAATGTGTTTGTAGGGATTGTCTTGTGCTTCACCATGCTGGGCCTAGGGTGTACGGTAGATGTGAGTCAGCTTGGGGAACATATCCGCAGACCCATCGGGGTTCTGCTGGCGCTAGTGTGCCAGTTTGTTATCATGCCCCTGGTCGCCTTCCTGCTTGCTTTGGCATTCTCTCTCGACGATGTGGCGGCTATGGCCGTGCTACTGTGTGGCTGCTGTCCAGGAGGAAACCTATCCAACATCATGTCGTTATTAGTGAACGGGGAGATGAATCTGAG CATCATCATGACCATTTCCTCCACGGTCCTAGCGCTGGTTCTGATGCCTCTATGTCTGTGGATATATAGCCGCGCCTGGATCAACACCCCGGTGGTCAACCTGATGCCGTTCGGCGCGATCATCCTCACCCTCTGTAGCACTCTCATCCCAATTGGCCTGGGGGTCGTGCTCCGGTACCGTTACAACCGGGCGGCGGACATCGTTTTAAAG TTGTCTCTGTGGTCTCTGCTGGTGACCCTGGTGATGCTGTTCATCATGACGGGGGCCATGTTGGGGCCAGAGCTGCTGGCCACCATCCCTCCGTCTGTCTATGTGGTGGCTGTCCTGATGCCTGCCTGTGGCTACGCTGCAGGCTACGGCCTGGCCACCCTCTTCGATCTCCCGCCCAACATCCGCAGGACCGTGTCACTAGAGACCGGGTGCCAGAACGTGCAGCTCTGCACAGCCATCCTGAAGATGGCCTTTCCACCACAGCTGATGGGGGGCATGTATATGTTCCCTCTGCTCTACGCCCTCTTCCAGGCCGCCGAGGCCGGCATCATCATCCTGGCCTACCGGATGTACAGGAAAGAGGTTCTACACAAACCGGACACAATCCCACCAGGGGACAACAGAGATATTGGATATAATAGGTTTGAAGACGAGGATATGGGTTTTGACACTTCTTACGGGGCGGTCACCACGAGTGACCCAAATCTCATCATGCTGGAGCCTTGTCCGGACTCTACTCCTGTTTAG
- the LOC115145112 gene encoding zygote arrest protein 1-like: MATYVDESIDSYSYSSYNPYSGRYPKPKGAGWRNNYLANYVATEDYFDNHQRAQLKSILSQINPNLTPRLRKANTKDVAVQVNPKKDVSVQCSLGPRTLMTGKRDALRKRKQEAQAPGSPAGSPGSSVGGVLYPRTLAVYSPVASRRLAYFLEDDKGGPSEAQTGDPPETVKAGKKNKGEKSAEDRTEKAKDEKTGPGKKTSKKTDRSVTTEDVKADQDGSEVKTRVRFQFLEQKYGYYHCRDCNLRWESAYVWCVQGTSKVYFKQFCRTCQKSFNPYRVEDITCQTCNKSRCVCEVTPRHIDPKRPHRQDLCGRCKGKRLSCDRTFSFKYII; encoded by the exons ATGGCTACATATGTAGACGAGTCGATCGACAGTTATTCCTATTCATCTTACAACCCTTATTCTGGCAGGTATCCCAAACCAAAAGGTGCGGGCTGGAGAAACAATTATTTGGCCAACTATGTGGCTACAGAGGACTATTTTGATAACCACCAGCGCGCGCAACTTAAATCAATCTTGTCTCAAATAAACCCCAATCTTACACCGAGGCTACGGAAAGCAAATACTAAAGATGTCGCTGTGCAGGTCAACCCGAAGAAGGATGTCTCCGTGCAGTGTTCCCTCGGCCCAAGGACTCTCATGACCGGAAAGCGAGACGCTTTGCGCAAGAGGAAACAGGAGGCCCAGGCACCCGGTAGCCCTGCGGGTAGTCCAGGCAGCTCGGTGGGAGGCGTGCTCTACCCTCGCACACTGGCCGTCTACTCGCCTGTCGCTTCTAGGAGACTTGCATATTTTCTAGAAGACGACAAAGGGGGACCAAGTGAAGCACAGACCGGTGACCCACCTGAAACCGTGAAGGCCGGGAAAAAGAATAAAGGCGAAAAGTCTGCAGAGGACAGAACAGAAAAGGCAAAGGACGAAAAGACTGGGCCAGGTAAAAAAACTAGTAAGAAGACTGACCGGTCAGTTACGACCGAGGATGTCAAAGCCGATCAGGATGGATCGGAAGTCAAGACCCGCGTGAGGTTTCAG TTTCTGGAGCAGAAGTATGGGTACTATCACTGCAGAGACTGCAACCTGCGTTGGGAGAGCGCATATGTTTGGTGCGTCCAAGGAACGAGCAAG GTCTACTTCAAGCAGTTCTGTAGAACGTGCCAGAAGTCCTTCAATCCCTACCGGGTCGAGGACATCACCTGCCAG ACTTGCAACAAGTCGCGCTGCGTGTGCGAAGTGACCCCTCGCCACATTGACCCCAAACGCCCCCACAGACAGGATCTGTGTGGCAGGTGTAAGGGCAAGCGGCTCTCCTGTGACCGCACCTTCAGTTTCAAATACATCATCTAG